TTTCCACAGCATCAAATATCACTTTTCTTAACAGGCGATACTCACGGGCAATCTCGGACGGATCAAAGCCTTGTTCAGCGCGTAGTAACCCATGTTTCCAACTGGCGGTGACAATGGATTTAATATCACTCTCCTGAGATTGAGACAACACTGTCACCATTGCCTGAAACACATCAGGTATATGATTCTTAATCGCTGTGTAGGATAAGTCATCAGCACTCTCAATCTGCCTGTCTTCACGAACTGCGGCAACCCATTTGGTGATGATAGTGTTACTATTGTCAGCCAGAACTTGACTAAATTCCATTCTCTTAAATTCAGCTACGCGATAGAGGAATTAATTCTATATGGAATTAGTTTAACTAGCGTAGTGGACATTATCATCATTGATGAGAAAATTCACCTACCAGATGATATAAATTTTGCATATAACAGTGAAAATGCTGATTAGCTCTTTAGTTGGATTGATTATTTTGAGTTTCTAAAAATAAGATTAAGTATGTTACGTCACTTAGATAGTTGTGATTATGGTTAAGCGCACTTAAGTACAATACTTACCATAACATTTATTTATAGTAGATTAGGGAAATATGAGTTAATCTAATGTAATTATATAAACAACATTTATCAATCGGAGATTGTTTTTCTGGCTTGAAGATGTTAAATTCTTTAGTACTATTATCTTGAATTAGAGTAAGTCAGCCTAATCCGACGCAATACAGTAATTAAAGTTGGAACGGAGGAACCACCTTGTGGGGCGTATCTCCAAATAAAGTGTTAACTAACGAGTCAAAAGTGAAGAATAACTCAATTTAAGTTATTTAACTCAGCAGGGCCTAAACGCCCTGCTACAGCTAACAGAACTCATTACTCAGCACTAAAAGGAGAGGGGCATCTCTCAGCCCTAGCCCGTCAGCTAACTTCGTAGGCATTGAGAGGAGACTGAAGAGACAGCATTTACTTAATGCTTAGTTCTCATCAGTGTCCGAGGCTGGTACTGCTCGTTTTTTCGTACCTGCATTGAACCTGTTGAGGGGGCATAATGATATTGCAATTAAATTTAGCAGCGATCGCAGCTGTTGCTAGTCAAGCTGCATGGAAAAAAACCAAGCCAATTCTCGTTAGGGATGTAGTCATACTTCCTGCATTGGGATTTTTAGGAATTATCTTGTTGTGGTGGATTATTGCCTTGGCAAATCATGAATTAATGCCAACGCCACCAGAGGCACTAGTTGCTAACTTGGACTATATATTAAACCCCTTCTATGAGAGAGGCCCTGGTAACTTAGGGATTGGTTGGTTATTAATAGCCAGTTTGCGACGAGTGTTAATAGGTTTTCTACTAGGTGCAGTAGTCGCCATTCCTTTAGGGTTTTTGATTGGGATGTCTAGAAGTGCGATGTTAGCACTCAATCCCATCATTCAAATCTTCAAACCCGTATCGCCCTTAGCATGGCTACCCATTGCCTTAGCTATCTTCAACTTAGCAGATCCCTCATCAATTTTTGTCATTTTTATCACCTCCCTCTGGCCGACTATTATTAATACGGCTTTAGGAGTAGCCAGCGTTCCCAAGGATTATCTCGATGTGGCGCGAGTGTTGGAAATGCCCCGTTGGCGGAGAATTACGAAAATTATTTGGCCTGCCAGCTTACCCTATATTTTTACAGGCTTACGCATCAGTTTGGGTATTGCTTGGCTAGTCATAGTTGCGGTAGAAATGCTTACAGGCGGTATTGGGATCGGCTTCTTCGTTTGGGATGAATGGAGTCGTTTGAACCTCAGTTCAGTCTTCCTTGCCGTCTTGGTTATCGGCTTAACTGGACTCATCTTAGATTTTGCCGTCAGCAAACTCCAAGAATTTGTCACTCATCGCCCGACAGCGAATAACTAAGGGTTATGTACTTGTTTGTAGTAAGCCCTTTAGTGCTTTGCAATTAAGGACTAAAGTCCTTACTACGAACAATTTGAAATTACGAATTAGCCACAACATGAATAATCATCACTGGACTCGACGAGACTTTATCAAAGGCATAGGAGCCACCACAGCCGGAGTTAGTTTATCATCCTGTGCCATCTCAGGGGATAGATCCGCCAAAGGTTTGACAGAGGAAGCTTTGGCGGTGAAACCTGTAGTGAAATCCAGCGACTTAGAAAAACCCGATATAGTTGTGGGATACGTGCCTGTAAATGATTGTGCGCCATTTGCGATCGCCTGGAAAAAAGGTTTTTTTAAAAAGTATGGTTTAAACGTCAAACTCAACCGCGAAGCTAGTTGGGCTACCTCCCGCGACGGCATAATATTTGGTCGTCTTGATGCTTCCCCTGTGGTATCCGGTGCTGTTACCAACGCACGTATTGGTGCAGAAGGTGCGCGTCACGCCCCTTTGTGCGCCGCCATGACAATACATCGTCACGGGAACGCTATGACAATGAACAAAGCCATGTGGGATTTTGGCTTGCGTCCTTGGTATGAATATCAGCAGCAATATGGCGAAGGGGCGTTAGAAGCCTTTGGTAAAGACTTTCGCGGCTACTTTGATAAGCAGTCAGCAGAAAACAAAGTCTGGGCGGTAGTTTTAAGTTCCGCAATATACGAATACTTCGTCCGTTATATATCGGCGGCGGCTGGTGTTGATCCCTTAAAAGAATTTCGCATTATTATCGTCCCACCACCGCAGATGGTAACAAATGTACGCATAGGTGCAATGCAAGCATACATGGTAGCAGAACCTTGGAACACCAGAGCCATTACAGGTAATGAGGGTATCGGCTTCACCTTCGCGCAAGGTAAGGAAGTTTGGTTAGGACACCCCGACAGACTGTTGGGTGTTTTGGAATCCTTCATCGTCAATTATCCCAAAACCTACCGTTCCTTAGTTAAGGCGATGATAGAAGCTTGTCAGTATTGCAGCAAGCCAGAAAATCGCCAGGAAGTAGCCGAATTAATTACAGACCGTTCCTTTACAGGTGCAAGACCGAAAAAACAGGGTGCGCCAATCACGAAGTTTACAGGGCCAGCTATTCTTGGTAACTATAACTACGGTGGTTTTGATGGTAAAGACCGCACTATCAAAGCTGACGACACCACAATATTTTACGATATCCCTGACAATTTACCCAAACAACCAAACGAACACTCGACATTTTTATGGCGATCGCGTAGTCTGTGGTTAATGACTCAAGCCGCCCGTTGGGGACAAATCAAAGAATTTCCCAAAAATGCTGATAAATTAGCCGAAAAAGGCTGGAGAACAGATTTATATCGAGAGATAGCTGCCGAAATGGGGATTGAATGTCCCAAGGATGATTACAAGGTCGAACCACCAGAAGTATTTATAGATAAAAAAGGTTTTGATCCCAGCGATCCCGTTGGTTACTTAAATAGTTTTGCAATTAGGGCTAACGCTCCCACTCGTTTTTTCATGTCTTAGATTGATTGGGATTTTACACATATATAGTTACTATTTTTAGGAGCTTTTGAGATGAAATATACACCATCAGTAGTAGATAGCCATGAAAAAGCTAAGTCTAACCCTAATTTTTTAGAAATAGAAAATTTAGTTAAGTCTTATCCCACACCAGATAAAGGTAACTTTGTAGTTTTAGATGGGGTTAATTTAACTATAGGTGAAAATGAATTTATTTCCGTAATTGGGCATTCTGGTTGTGGTAAATCAACGCTATTAAAAATAGTTGCCGGGTTAGAAAAATCCACATCTGGTTCAGTTAGGCTTGATGGTAAAGAAATTAACAAGCCAGGGGCAGAAAGAATGATGGTGTTTCAGAATTATTCTTTGTTACCTTGGTTAACAGTCAGAGAGAACATCCGCCTAGCGGTAGATGAAGTGTTAAAAAATGCTAATAGGTCTGAAAAAATTAGCATTGTGAACGAACACTTGGCAATGGTAAACTTAACCCCGGCAGCAGATAAATATCCTGATGAAATCTCTGGAGGTATGAAACAACGAGTAGGCATTGCTAGAGCTTTAGCAATTCGTCCCAAAATGTTACTTATGGATGAACCTTTTGGTGCTTTAGATGCACTAACAAGAGGCAAATTACAAAGACAAGTATTAGATATTTGGGAAAATAATCGGCAAGCCGTAATGATGATTACCCACGATGTTGATGAGGCAATTTATATGAGCGATCGCATCGTCTTAATGACAAATGGCCCAGCCGCAAACATTGGCGAAATATTAGAAGTACCCTTTCCTCATCCCAGAGATAGGGCTGCTATGCGAAACTCCAAAGAATATTTTGAACTGCGAAATCACGCCTTAAATTTCCTCGACAAATATTTTACACAAGAAGAATAATTTAGTTTATTATTTCTTTAGTGGGTAGCCTAATTCAAATTAAGCCTGAAATAATTTGGAACGGAGGAACCATCTTAAGGGGCGCATCTTACAAACGAGTCGCCAACCTAGAGTCAACAGTAAAAGCAATTAACAGTTAACTCAGCGCTCAAAAGAGAGACACCTTCCAGTCTTAGCCCGTCAGCTAACTCCGTAGGCAATGGAAGGAACCCCCAAAACTTTGGCTTTAATACCAGTTGTTATTGGGGTTTCCTTGCGGATATAAATTCCGTTTTACCCTACTTCTCATTTATTAGTTCGTTGAGTTTAGGAGAAGTTAAAGCTGTGAAAATTAAGCCAATGCTAGCACGCCTACAAAGTGCTATGGGTCGCAATGATCTAATTGA
Above is a genomic segment from Nostoc sp. MS1 containing:
- the ntrB gene encoding nitrate ABC transporter permease; its protein translation is MILQLNLAAIAAVASQAAWKKTKPILVRDVVILPALGFLGIILLWWIIALANHELMPTPPEALVANLDYILNPFYERGPGNLGIGWLLIASLRRVLIGFLLGAVVAIPLGFLIGMSRSAMLALNPIIQIFKPVSPLAWLPIALAIFNLADPSSIFVIFITSLWPTIINTALGVASVPKDYLDVARVLEMPRWRRITKIIWPASLPYIFTGLRISLGIAWLVIVAVEMLTGGIGIGFFVWDEWSRLNLSSVFLAVLVIGLTGLILDFAVSKLQEFVTHRPTANN
- a CDS encoding ABC transporter substrate-binding protein, whose amino-acid sequence is MNNHHWTRRDFIKGIGATTAGVSLSSCAISGDRSAKGLTEEALAVKPVVKSSDLEKPDIVVGYVPVNDCAPFAIAWKKGFFKKYGLNVKLNREASWATSRDGIIFGRLDASPVVSGAVTNARIGAEGARHAPLCAAMTIHRHGNAMTMNKAMWDFGLRPWYEYQQQYGEGALEAFGKDFRGYFDKQSAENKVWAVVLSSAIYEYFVRYISAAAGVDPLKEFRIIIVPPPQMVTNVRIGAMQAYMVAEPWNTRAITGNEGIGFTFAQGKEVWLGHPDRLLGVLESFIVNYPKTYRSLVKAMIEACQYCSKPENRQEVAELITDRSFTGARPKKQGAPITKFTGPAILGNYNYGGFDGKDRTIKADDTTIFYDIPDNLPKQPNEHSTFLWRSRSLWLMTQAARWGQIKEFPKNADKLAEKGWRTDLYREIAAEMGIECPKDDYKVEPPEVFIDKKGFDPSDPVGYLNSFAIRANAPTRFFMS
- a CDS encoding ABC transporter ATP-binding protein; the protein is MKYTPSVVDSHEKAKSNPNFLEIENLVKSYPTPDKGNFVVLDGVNLTIGENEFISVIGHSGCGKSTLLKIVAGLEKSTSGSVRLDGKEINKPGAERMMVFQNYSLLPWLTVRENIRLAVDEVLKNANRSEKISIVNEHLAMVNLTPAADKYPDEISGGMKQRVGIARALAIRPKMLLMDEPFGALDALTRGKLQRQVLDIWENNRQAVMMITHDVDEAIYMSDRIVLMTNGPAANIGEILEVPFPHPRDRAAMRNSKEYFELRNHALNFLDKYFTQEE